The Pseudobdellovibrionaceae bacterium genomic sequence CCGATTTTATAAGAAGAAATTTGATACTTATAGTTCATTGTTATTACCTTAAGGTATTATAATTTTACTTCTGCATAAAAAATAGAAAATACTTTTAACGCAGTATAAAAAAAGTACAAAATAGCCGCTTTGGATAAAAAACTAGTATAGCCTTTAGGTTCTTTGACCTTATTTAAAGAAAAATAAAATTGTAAATACGCAGGAAGTAAAAAATACGGCGCTCTAGCAAAGGTAGATAAAACCACACAGCGTAAATTATTAAAATGCGTTAAATACAAAGTCCATTCGTGCAGCATCATGGCCAGCACAATAAAGCTTGCAATTTCTTTTTTGCCAAAATTTTCACCAAACCTTACTACCAAAGTGTTTTTATTATTAATAGAATCTTCTTCGATATCACGAAGGTTATTTATCACTAAAATAATACAGCATAGCATTCCTAACTCTAAACCTGTTAAAAATACACCCAAAGAGTAAGTCATAGTTTGCAAGTAATAGGTTCCTCCCACAGCTACTATTCCAAAAAATGCAATAACAAAAAAATCTGCCATTCCTGTATAAGCTAAAGCCCACCGACTGCCTGTATATAAATAACCAAAAAATAAAGAGGCTGCTCCGATACTAATAACTACTGCGGGCGCCTTTACTATTAAGGGAATGGCTAAAATACTAGCCAGTATAAAAAAACCCACAGCCCAATATTGAATATAAACGGGCTTCACGAGATGCTGTGCTAAACGCTTTGGGCCTACTCGCTTATCTCCGTCGCCTCCCTTTTTAAAATCTAGGTAATCATTAAATAAGTTAGTGCCAATTTGAATACACAAAGCAGAGAAAAGACTAAATAAAAATAGAGTATAAGAAAAGCTTACTTTAGAGGTTTTATAAGCTAAAGCCGCCCCCACCAAAACCGGCGCCACACTGGCTATCAAAGTTTTAGGGCGAATAGCATTAAAATATATTATAGCTTTAAAAAACATTATTTTTTAGGAAAAGCCATATATAAAACTTTTTTAAACCAAGATTTAGAAAAGTATCCCAAGTGAGAACCTTTTTTCCATTGTTGAAAATGTTTTTTTACTTTTAAATATTTAGGAAATAGGTAAGGCTTACTCCAATCCGCAGAAAAATTGGTAAAGTCATCTTCGGTAGTAAATACACTAAAATTATCATGACCTTTTTTGTAAGCTAAATGTAGCCAATACGCCAATGTATCTGGACTTGCTGCAAAGTTTTGCGAGCTTCGATTAGATAAACCCTTTAGCATCCAATTGTCTTCTAATCTGGAGGTGCTAATTTTAGAAATATTAAGTAAAGGATTGTCTATGTAATAAATATGCGTGTCGTAAGCATAATCTTGAAATGTAGACCAAACGCTTAACTGTTTCGCCCAAAGTTGCAAGCCCACATAATGAGGATTTACTTTCCACGGAAAAATCCACGGTTCTTTTTTCGTTGCTAAAGCCTTGTTATTAAAATCCACGCCTTGCATATTGTATGCGTTCAACACCCTTTCAAAAGAGGCAATCGCCCCTGGAGAATAAGCAGCACATTTAAAAGCATGTTTTTTATGGTACTTATATTTACGAAACAAATTAATATTTGTATATAAAGTTCCATTATAAATTTTAATTCCCGCACCTCTTCTAAAAATTTTTTGAACAGGGCCCGCTTTTGTTTTGTTAAATTTTGCAGCTTCTAAAGACTCCTTAATTAAAGGGTCTAGTAATTTTAGTATCGTAGTACTAAATTGTACTTGCGGACTTAATAAAAAAGTTTTTCCCGAAATTATTTTTTTCTTATCTAAAACTAAGGCCACCGCAGAAAGAAAAGCTCCGTAACTCATTCCCACTAAATGCACTTTTTTTATTTTGCTAGCATTAGAATTTATTAAATATTCCATAGCTTCTAAAACAATTTTTGCCTCTTTTTTAAAAGAGCCAGAGGAGTCTCTAGGGTACTGGTGTATATATTCTGCAGAAAAAGGGTTGGGCAAAGCAAACACATGATAACCGTTTTGATAAAGTAAATTAAACAACCTTGTGGGACTAATGCCTGAAGACTGCGCAAATAAACCAGGAACAAGGACAATTAAGTCGGTGGTCTTTTTTTGCCATCGCCCACGAGCTGGCAGAAAATTATTTTGTGGCGAAGGAGCGCAAGACTCTTGGTCATAAATTCCTTTGTCAAAGTGGGTTTTTTTAAAGGGAATTTTCCATTTCTTTTGATGACTAAAAGGGTGTGCAGAAAAGTCTTTAAGGTTTTGTATTTTACTAAAAGCCAGGCCTAATGCCTCTCGTACATAAACTGATTGGTTTTGCTCAGGGTTACCTTCTGGGTGCAACTCTTCACTATGTTGAACGCTTTGCAAAACACCTTGTTGCTCGGCTGTCCAAAAGGCTTTAGAAACATAAGGGTTTAGTGCAATATATGCAAAAACGATTATCCACTTCATAAATACTCCTTACCCAAAAAAGGCTGCTTAATTTTTTTTACTATATATTAAGGTAAAATAGGAAACTTAGAAAAATCGGGTGGCCGTTTTTCTAAAAAAGCCTCTTTACCTTCTTTTGCCTCTTCAGACATATAATACAGTAAAGTGGCATTACCAGCCATGTCTAACAAACCCATTTGTCCATCACAATCTGCATTTAAACTAGTTTTTAAACAACGCAAAGCCATGGGAGAATGTTGCAACATTTCTTTACACCACTCTACGGTTTTATCTTCTAAGTCTTCGTAGGGAACCACTATATTAACTAAACCCATTTTTAAAGCTTCTTCGGCAGAATATTGGTGACATAAAAACCAAATTTCTCGAGCCTTTTTTTGACCCACAATGCGAGCCAAGTAACTACTTCCTAAACCACCATCAAAAGAACCCACTTTAGGCCCTGTTTGACCAAAACGAGCGTTGCTGGCGGCAACGGTTATATCACAAACCACATGAAGTACATGCCCGCCCCCAATAGCATAACCGGCTACCATGGCAACCACTGGCTTGGGCATAAATCGAATTTGCTTTTGTACATCTAAAATATTTAAGCGTGGAATGCCATCAGCACCAACATACCCTGCATGTCCTCTAACTTTCTGGTCTCCTCCAGAACAAAACGCTTCTTTACCTTCGCCGGTTAAAATAATTACACCAATTTTAGAATTTTCACGGCACCACTCTAAAGCCTCTTTAAGTTCTATAACCGTTTGAGGGCGAAAAGCGTTTCTAACCTCTGGGCGATTAATAGTTATTTTCGCAATACCTTTATCTAAGGTCTCTAACTTAATGTCTGTAAAATCTTTAGCAGTTTGCCACTTATACTTAGTCATGCCTACTCTATACCAAGAGATAATGTTTTTACAAACTTTTTCCATTAAGCCCTTGCTAGAATTGTGTTTTTTGACTAAAACAGAGTGACATGTTTACCAAATTGCAAGAATTACATATTCAAGAAACAGGAAATCAATTACTGGATAACTCCGAAGCGCAATCTAGCACTTCCATCTTTAATAAAGATTGGTGGTATGGAAATATGATGGACTGGAGTATGCAGAAACCAGAATTTAAAACCAAAATGTTTCGTTTTGTAGATGTGTTTCCTTATTTAAAAACTGGTGAAGAAATTATTAAACATTTAAAAGAATACTTTGAAGAGGAGGGCAAACTTCCTCCCCTCTTTCAATGGGGGTTAGGAGTTGGAAAATTAGCGCCTAATATTTTAGCTGCAGGATTAAATAAAAATATGACTAGCATGTCAAA encodes the following:
- the menA gene encoding 1,4-dihydroxy-2-naphthoate octaprenyltransferase, which encodes MFFKAIIYFNAIRPKTLIASVAPVLVGAALAYKTSKVSFSYTLFLFSLFSALCIQIGTNLFNDYLDFKKGGDGDKRVGPKRLAQHLVKPVYIQYWAVGFFILASILAIPLIVKAPAVVISIGAASLFFGYLYTGSRWALAYTGMADFFVIAFFGIVAVGGTYYLQTMTYSLGVFLTGLELGMLCCIILVINNLRDIEEDSINNKNTLVVRFGENFGKKEIASFIVLAMMLHEWTLYLTHFNNLRCVVLSTFARAPYFLLPAYLQFYFSLNKVKEPKGYTSFLSKAAILYFFYTALKVFSIFYAEVKL
- the menB gene encoding 1,4-dihydroxy-2-naphthoyl-CoA synthase, with product MTKYKWQTAKDFTDIKLETLDKGIAKITINRPEVRNAFRPQTVIELKEALEWCRENSKIGVIILTGEGKEAFCSGGDQKVRGHAGYVGADGIPRLNILDVQKQIRFMPKPVVAMVAGYAIGGGHVLHVVCDITVAASNARFGQTGPKVGSFDGGLGSSYLARIVGQKKAREIWFLCHQYSAEEALKMGLVNIVVPYEDLEDKTVEWCKEMLQHSPMALRCLKTSLNADCDGQMGLLDMAGNATLLYYMSEEAKEGKEAFLEKRPPDFSKFPILP